TTACTTGGATGGAGATTCCAAGAGACTTTTCAATACTTCTGGCGGAGATTATAAGGAGCTAGGACTCAAAGATAAACTCGCAAAGATGAGTCTGGACGAGCAATTTGAACTCTTGTCCCAAAATGGAAATTTAGTAAAGCGGCCCTTCGTTCTTGGAGAAGGTTTCGGCCTCATCGGCTTCAAAGAAGAAGA
Above is a window of Leptospira semungkisensis DNA encoding:
- a CDS encoding arsenate reductase family protein, which produces MKLKVYEYKNCSTCRNALKYLESKKIEFEKKAIRETPPTKAELKKMLGYLDGDSKRLFNTSGGDYKELGLKDKLAKMSLDEQFELLSQNGNLVKRPFVLGEGFGLIGFKEEEWKTALSKK